CCTCAGTGTTCTTCTACATTTACATGATATTCCTCGAAGAAGATCTCACAATAAAATATCTGAACTTCCCTCTTTATGGTTATTTTTAAATCACTGACAACGTAAAAGGTGAAAGTTCATAATGCAAAAAGACCGGCAATAAGCCAGTCTTTTCAATTTACAATGTCATCATTTATTCAAATTCATCAAGCCAAACAAGCAAAATAGCTTCAAGAATTTTTTCATTTGATTTTTGTGGATCGTCATCAAAACCGTCTAAATCACAGATCCACTGATGCATATCAGTAAAGCGTACCGTTTTAGGATCGGTGTCAGGGTAAAGATCATATAATGCTTCCCCTATTTCACGCGTATCACTCCATTTCATACTTGGCTCCTAAAATTAGTGCTCTCTTGCATGGTTAATCGAATATTTAGGGATCTCAACGACTAAATCTTCGTCAGTCACTTTAGCTTGGCAACTTAAACGACTTTCCGGCTCTAAACCCCATGCTTTATCTAGCATATCGTCTTCAAGCTCTGAGCTCTCATCTAGTGAATCAAAACCTTCACGTACCACACAGTGGCAAGTTGTACATGCACAAGACATTTCACAAGCATGCTCGATTTCAATACCATTGCGTAATGCAACATCAAGAATTGACTCACCTTCTGTTGCGTCAACAACAGCACCTTCAGGGCACAGTGTGCTATGGGGTAAAAATACAATTTTAGGCATAGTTATATCTCGTCCACAGAATGACCTGCCAACGCTTGACGAATAGAGGAATCCATTCGACGCGCTGCAAAATCCTGAGTTTGCTTATCCAGTAGTTTAATCGCGTTTTCAATGGCAACAGGATCTGTCCCTTCAACGCTCTCTATTAAGGTATCTACAACTTTGTCGATAGCGATTTTCTCATCTTCATTTAACAGATGAGCATCTTCTTCTAATGCTGCGGTTAAACTTTCTAACACACGCGCTGCTTCGACTTTTTGCTCGGCTAGACGACGAGCTTGTAAATCTTCTTGGGCATTTTCCATCGAAGATTGGATCATCTTAGCGATGTCAGTATCACTAAGACCATAAGAGGGTTTGACTTGTACTGAGGCTTCAACACCCGTTGATTTTTCCATAGCACTGACACTCAATAAGCCATCAGCATCAACTTGGAATGTCACACGAATATGAGCACCACCCGCCGCCATCGGTGGAATACCACGTAATGTAAAACGAGCTAGAGAACGACAATCGCTAACCAATTCACGCTCACCTTGAACAACATGAACACTCATGGCTGTTTGGCCATCTTTAAATGTTGTAAATTCTTGTGCTCTAGCAACAGGAATGGTGGTATTGCGAGGAATAACCTTCTCAACTAATCCGCCCATCGTTTCAAGGCCAAGAGAAAGCGGAATAACATCCAGCAACAACATTTCACTATCAGGTTTATTACCCACCAAAATGTCAGCTTGGATGGAAGCACCTATGGCAACCACTTTATCTGGATCGATAGAGGTTAAAGGTTCACGTTTAAAATAATCACCCACCATTTGGCGAACTAATGGCACTCGCGTCGAACCACCAACCATAACCACTTCGAGGATCTCATCTATTTCAACACCGGCATCTTTTAATGCGCGACGAACAGATAAAAGAGTACGTTTTACTAAAGATTGAATTAATGACTCAAACTCTGCACGAGTAATTTCACCTTTCCAACCATTAATACTGATATCAGCAACATCACTATTACTTAATGCAATTTTAGTTTCTGATGCAACATCAAGCAATTGACGTTGTAATACAGCATCTTTTTGATGGCCAAAACCTGCGCGTTCTCTTATCCAATCCGCCAGCATCGTATCAAAATCATCGCCACCTAAAGCGGTATCACCACCGGTTGCCAAAACTTCAAAAACACCTTTAGTTAAACGTAAAACAGAAATATCAAAAGTCCCACCACCTAAGTCATAAACAACAATGGTGCCCTCTTTTCCTGAATCTAAACCATAAGCGATAGCCGCTGCTGTTGGTTCGTTTAATAAACGTAAAACATGCAACCCCGCACGACGAGCCGCTTCTTTTGTACCTTGGCGTTGAGCATCATCAAAATACGCAGGTACTGTGACCACAACACCATCAAGCTCACCACCTAATGATTGTGTTGCACGATCTGCCAATGCTTTTAAGATGTCAGCAGAGACTTGGATTGGATCGACAATGCCCGCCACTGTTTTAATTAACGGTAATCCATTGTCATTTTCATGAAAATGATAAGGAAGATTTGGATAACGGCTTGTCACATCACTTAGTGAGCGACCCACCATTCTTTTAATTGAACTTATCGTGTTAGCAGGATCTTTTTCTGCTTCTTTTTTAGCATTCCAACCAACGTTGATATTATCAACTTGATACTGCACAACAGATGGCAATAAATAGCGACCTTCGTTGTCTGAAAGCGCTTCGGCTTGCCCACTACGTACAGTGGCAACTAATGAGTGTGTCGTTCCTAAATCAATACCTGCTGCAAGTCTGCGCTGATGCGGTGCAGGCGTTTGACCTGGTTCACTAATTTGTAATAATGACATAACAGTTTCCCTTAAAAACCATCAAACAAGCGTTCTTCAAGTTGCTCTACTTGCTCTTTTAATTTTGCGAGAAAACGTAATTTTCTCACATTATCAGCAGCAATATCCCAAGTTTGGCTATCTAGCGTTTTGACCATTTCGTCATAGCGTACTGTGTACATTTTTTCTAAACGCATAGAAAAATCAGCTAACAAACTTTCGGCATCAGCACTGTGCTCAATGTTATCCAGCTCTTCGCGTAATGAGAGTTGCTCCATTAAAAATGCAGTATCGTGCATTGTTTGTTGCTCATTGGCAATATCGATACCGTGTAATGAGAGTATGTATTCAGCTCTAGAGAGTGGATTTTTTAAGGTTTGATAAGCCTGATTGATAGTTGAAGCAAACGAGATAGCTTGAACCTGCTCTTTATCAGATTTACCCGCAAAACGGTCTGGATGATACTGACGTTGCATATCTTGATAACGTGTAACAAGTTGCTGTTTATCAATATCAAAACAATTAGGCATGCCTAATAGTGTGAAATAGTCCATACATCTACTCTTGGATTAATTAACGTTAATACCGTGTTTTAACATAAATTACACGGTGAAGCTTTCACCACAACCACACTCATTTGATACATTGGGGTTGTTAAATTTAAAGCCTTCGTTTAATCCTTCTTTGACGAAATCAAGCTCAGTTCCATCTAAATAGACCATGCTTTTACCATCAATGATAACTTTCACACCTTTGTCTTCAAAAACAGTATCTTCGTCATTGATGACATCAGCAAATTCAAGAACATAAGCCATTCCAGAACAACCGGATGTTCTTACGCCTAAACGCAAACCTTCACCTTTACCACGATTAGACAGGAAAGAGCGAACACGATTAGCGGCGGATTCTGTAAGGGAAATTGACATGGCACACCTCACTCATAAAGAACGAAAGCGGATACTGAAAAAAAGCTTCAGCATCCGCCAATATTTTATTTTTTTATTATAAAAGACAATTACTTGCCTTGGCGTTTGCTTTTATAGTCTGCAATCGCTGCTTTTATTGCATCTTCAGCAAGAATTGAACAGTGAATTTTCACGGGTGGCAATTCTAACTCTTCGGCAATGGCGGTATTCTTGATGGATTCGGCTTCATCTAGTGTTTTGCCTTTCATCCATTCTGTCACCAATGAACTTGATGCAATCGCTGAACCACAACCATAAGTTTTAAAACGTGCATCTTCAATTACACCGTTATCATCAACTTTGATTTGTAATTTCATGACGTCACCACAAGCGGGTGCACCTACCATACCACTTCCTACAGAAGGGTCGTTGTTATCAAATGAGCCCACGTTACGAGGGTTTTCATAATGATCAATTACTTTATCGCTATAAGCCATGATTTAACTCCTGAAAACGTCTGATTAATGGTGAGACCATTCGATACTGTTGATATCAACACCTTGTTTATGCATATCCCAAAGTGGCGAAAGATCACGTAGGCGACCGATAGCACTGTGGATTTGTTTAATTGCATAATCTATTTCTTCTTCTGTGGTGAAACGCCCCAGAGAGAAGCGAATAGAACTGTGTGCAAGTTCATCAGTTAACCCTAAAGCACGCAGTACATAAGAAGGTTCTAAACTTGCTGAAGTACAGGCTGAACCTGAAGAAACAGCAAGATCTTTCAGTGCCATCATTAATGATTCACCTTCAACATAGTTGAAACTTACATTAAGAATATTTGGCGCAGTGTGTTCTAAAGAACCGTTGATATAAACTTCTTCAATATCTTTAATGCCATTCCACAAACGCAAACGTAATTCGTTTAAACGTTTAGTTTCATCAGCCATTTCTTCTTTCAAAATACGGTAAGCTTCGCCCATACCCACAATTTGGTGAACAGCTAATGTACCTGAACGCATACCACGCTCATGTCCGCCACCATGCATTTGTGCTTCTAAACGAATGCGAGGTTTACGACGAACATAAAGCGCACCAATTCCCATAGGGCCGTAAACTTTATGCGCAGAAAGAGAAAGTAAATCAACTTTTAACTTAGAAAGATCAATAGGTAGTTTACCAACGCTTTGTGTTGCATCTACGTGGTAAATAATTCCTTTGCTACGGCATAATTCACCGATAGCAGCAATATCTTGAACAACACCAATTTCGTTGTTTACATGCATGATAGAAACTAAAATTGTATCTTCACGCATCGCGTCTTCAAGTTCTTTAAGGTCTATCAGACCATCACTTTTTGGTGCTAAATAAGTGACTTCAAAACCTTCACGCTCAAGTTGGCGACAAGTATCTAAAATCGCTTTATGTTCAGTTTTTGAAGTGATGATGTGCTTACCTTTTTTTCTGGTAAAAGTTAGCAACACCTTTTAGTGCAAGATTGTCAGCTTCAGTTGCACCTGATGTGAATACAATTTCACGAGGATCAGCACCGATTAAATCAGCAATCTGATTACGTGCGATATCAATAGCTTCTTCTGCTTGCCAACCAAAACGGTGTGAACGAGAGGCTGGGTTACCAAAAATGCCATCAATAGTTAGGCATTGCATCATTTTTTCAGCAACTCGTGGATCAACAGGAGTGGTTGCCGAATAGTCTAGATAAATGGGTAATTTCATTGCTCACTAACTCCAAAGACGACGGATCTTCTTTAATAATTTTGTTTTTGCCTACCTAGAGATCGCCGTTAAACTCGCATATTAACAATGGTTTCTTGTAAACGACCATTGATAGCATGGCGTTTTTCATTGTCTTGACGATCGGCGACATCCATAACCTCTTCGTTATTCACTAACTCTTCAAGGCTGATACTGCTTAGGAAACTGGTTATACGATCACTTAAATCACGCCACAAAGTATGAGTCAGGCAACGATCGCCACCTTGACAACCTTCTTTGTTACCCTGACAACGGGTAGCATCGACAGATTCATCAACCGCAGAAATAACTTGAGCAACAAAAATTTGCCCAGCATCACGGCCTAATAAATAGCCACCACCAGGACCACGAACACTTGCGACTAATTCATTTTTACGCAAACGCGAGAAAAGCTGCTCAAGATAAGAAAGGGAAATCCCTTGACGCTCTGAAATATCAGCGAGGGGGACAGGACCTTGCTGTGAATGCAATGCAACATCAAGCATTGCAGTAACTGCGTAACGCCCTTTTGATGTCAGTCTCATAACAAATACTCCGTGGTGAACAATAATCAAATTGTGTCATTCCCGAGTAATTTAGTCAACTATTTATCCGAGTGTTTTAGTCAAGTATTATACTCAGACAAACGTTGACTTAAGTTAATCAACTTTGCCCTCTATTTCTTAGCCCATTTCTCAACTGATGTTAGAATACCACGTAAGATATGAAGCTCTTGTGTTTCTGGACGTGCACGCGTAAATAGACGGCGTAAACGGCTCATCACTTGCCCTGGATGTTTAGGGCGAATAAAGCCAGACTCATTAAGTACCTGCTCTAGGTGAACATAAAAACGTTCAATATCCTCTGCGGGTGGATAATCAATCTCTGATAGGTTATTTTCCTCTTGTTTTTCTTCTTGAGCAAGTGCTGCCATTCGAATTTCATAACAAACAAGCTGAACAGCCATCGCTAAATTTAAAGAGCCATATTCTGGATTAGTCGGAACATACAGATGAAAATCACATTTTTGTAATTCTTCATTAGTTAACCCCGTACGTTCACGACCAAAAATTACTGCAACGGGTTTATTTTGAGCTTCCATAACACAGCGTTCACCACATTCACGTGGTGCAAGCATTGGCCAAGAAAGTGTACGGCTACGGGCACTTGTTCCTATGACTAAACCACAGCCTTCAATCGCTTCATCGATACTATTAACAATATGTGCATTGCCAATAACATCACTTGCACCTGCTGATAGGGCAATAGAATGTGAATCTGGTTTTTCTTTTGGATTAACAAAATAAAGATTAGTTAATCCCATAGTTTTCATAGCTCGAGCTGTGGAGCCCATATTGCCTGTATGCGAGGTTTCTACAAGGATGATGCGAATATTTTCTAACATTGATTTCTTGTTAATTGCTTTGTGATCCATCTATTTTATCACAATTGTAGCCAGAAACACGAATGCCTGTTATACTCTCGCACGTTTTTTATCCCCGTTCTTTAACATCTTGTGGAAGATAACCATGCATCCGATGCTGAATATTGCCATACGTGCCGCACGTAAGGCTGGTAATTTAATCGCCAAAAATTACGAAAATCCTGAATCTGTAGAAACTAATCAGAAAGGTACCAATGATTTTGTCACTAATGTTGACCGTGACGCAGAACAAGCAATCATTGAAATCATCCGTAAATCTTATCCAAAACACACCATTATTACGGAAGAAAGTGGCGAGTTACTCGGTGAAGATCACGACATACAATGGGTTATTGATCCACTTGATGGCACGACTAACTTCATTAAACGTCTTCCACACTTCTCTGTTTCTATCGCTGTACGCATTAAAGGCCGTACTGAAGTGGCTGTTGTTTATGATCCTATGCGCAATGAATTATTCTCAGCCGTTCGTGGTCAAGGCGCTCAATTAAATGGTTATCGTCTACGTGGCTCTAATGCTCGTGATTTAGATGGTGCTGTTCTTGCAACTGGTTTCCCATTCAAAAGTAAACAACATTCAGCTGCTTATATGAACATGTTAGGTAAACTGTTTGTTCCTTGTGCTGATTTCCGTCGTACAGGTTCAGCAGCTTTAGATTTAGCTTATGTTGCCGCTGGCCGTGTTGATGGTTTTTTTGAGATTGGCTTAAAACCTTGGGATTTCTTAGGCGGTGAGTTAATTGCTCGTGAAGCAGGTGCTATCGTTTCTGACTTTACTGGTAACCACGGCTACCTACAAACAGGTAATATTGTTGCTGGTAACCCACGTGTCGTTAGAGCATTATTAGCTGAAATTCGTAGCGAATTAACAGATGCGTTAAAACGTTAATTTGTCGGTAAAAATAACGATAAAAACATAAAGAAAAAGGCCATTACAGTAAAATGTAATGGCCTTTTTTCTTACCTATTTATTCGCTTCTCATTATATTAATAGCTCACTCACTGACAATCTGCTGATGTCTAGTGCTATTTTGTCCAATAATGGTGATGTCATTTCTTGCTTATCAATAAATAGAAAAACTTTTCGGATTATCACAACCTCTAGTATTTGCCTAATAACCACATGAGTTCGAATAATAGAGGAATTAGGTATTTTGAGGCTGTACTTTGGGTCTGATCAACATCGCAGGGATCGTTAGAGCTGCCATTAACCAGAAAATTAATGATTCTTGATTTGGGAGTTTTTCATATAGCCAACCCGATATAATCGTCATAATGGCAATACTGCCGCCCATTGCTAAAGCGGAATATACAGCTTGCAGACGAATAATTTCGTGTTCTTGGCGGGCGCTAATAAAACGCATTGCAGCTAAATGGCATACTGTAAACGTACCACTATGTAAGATTTGAACGACAATAAGTGCGGGTAATGCGGTAAAACTTCCCATTAATCCCCAACGTAAAAGCCCTGCAAAAGCAGAAAGTAGCAGTAAATCCCTTGCACTCCACCGGCGGAATAAACGGTGACTGAGCATAAAAACGATAACTTCAGATACCACACCTAATGACCAAAGATAACCAATTGTTGCAGTGTCGTACCCTGCCTTTTCCCAATAAAGCGCGCTAAAGCCATAATAGGCGGCATGCGCCCCTTGCAGTAGAGAAACACATAACAAAAAGCGCCAAACAGGCCCATCAGAAATGAGTTTCATAAAAGACACATTACTGTGTTTTGCTTTTTTCACCTTACCTTGAGGCATGACTTTAGGGCGAAGCATCGATGTAAGAAATAATGCAAGGGTACTGGCAATCAATCCATAAAGAATGATGGGATGCCCAAAAGCGTCAATTAAGATCCCCAACAATGATGAGCTAATAATAAAAGCAATTGAGCCCCAAACGCGGATTTTTCCATAATCAAAGGGGAATTGTTTTTGCCAAGTACCAGCCAGAGAGTCTCCTAAAGGCACCATAGGTGAAAAGAATACGTTAAACCCAGTCATCACAAAGAATAACCATGCCCAATGGTTGCCCATCATAAATGCAACAGTAAAGAGTAATGAGAGAAAGGCGAATAATCGTAATGCGGTGATAAGTTTTGATGGATCTTTTACCGCGGGCGTTAAAATTAGGCTACCGACAAAACGTGCAGTTAAACCTACACCTAATAACAGACCTATCATTGCAGGATCGACACCTTCTCCTTTTAACCATATTGACCAAAATGGTAAAAAGATACCGTATGAGAAGAAATAGGTAAAATAATCTAAGGCAAGCCACAATGTTGATGGAATAACCATCCAATCCCCCATTTTTAAGATGCAAAAAAACCCGCCAAGAACAAGTTCTCGAAGCGGGCTTGTACAACGGGTTTTATTATATCGTTACAAACTTATGCGTAAACTGGAAATTTAGCGCAGATATCCAAGACTTTTTGTTTCACTTTCTCAATGTTCGCTTCATCATTGATATTATCAAGGACATCACACATCCAACCGGCTAATTCACGAGCTTCCGCTTCTTTAAAACCACGACGTGTAATTGCTGGAGAACCGATACGAACACCTGAAGTCACAAATGGGCTACGTGGATCATTGGGTACACTGTTTTTGTTAACAGTGATGTTTGCACGACCGAGCGCCGCATCTGCATCTTTACCTGTAATATCTTTATCGACTAAGTCTAATAAAAATAGGTGGTTTTCAGTTCCGCCAGACACTACTTTATAACCGCGTTCTAAGAAAACGTCTACCATTGCTTTCGCGTTTTTAGCAACTTGTTGCTGATAAACTTTAAATTCTGGTTCCATCGCTTCTTTTAATGCAACCGCTTTACCTGCAATAACGTGCATTAAAGGCCCGCCTTGAGAGCCTGGGAACACCGCTGAGTTCAGTTTTTTATAGAACTCTTCATCGCCACCTTTAGCAAGGATCAGACCACCACGTGGTCCAGCTAATGTTTTATGCGTTGTTGTAGTAACAACGTGAGCATGAGGAACTGGGTTAGGATAAACACCCGCAGCAATCATACCCGCAACGTGTGCCATATCAACAAACAGATAAGCACCAATGCTATCTGCGATTTCACGCATCTTAGCCCAATCAACCAAACCAGAATAAGCAGAGAATCCACCAATGATCATTTTTGGTTGATGTTTTTTAGCTTGGACCGCGATATCGTCGTAATCAATTTTACCTGATTCATCAATACCATAAGGTACGATGTTATATAGTTTACCAGAGAAGTTAACTGGTGAACCATGAGTTAAGTGACCGCCTTGTGCTAAATTCATACCTAATACAGTATCACCCGGTTTTAACAATGCCATGTAAACAGCCGCATTCGCTTGTGAACCGGAGTGAGGTTGTACGTTAGCATAGTCAGCACCAAATAATGCTTTTGCACGATCGATTGCCAGTTGCTCTACAACATCCACATACTCACAACCACCGTAGTAACGTTTACCCGGATAGCCTTCAGCATATTTATTTGTCAGCTGAGATCCCTGCGCCTGCATAACACGAGGACTAGTATAGTTTTCAGAAGCAATAAGTTCGATGTGCTCTTCTTGACGAGTCACTTCACCTTCCATTGCATTCCATAATTCTGGATCGTAATCAGCAATATTCATTTCACGTTTTAACATTCAGATCTCCTGACTCAGCTAACTTCACTAAAGACAAACTCCCATACGGGAGAAAGAATGGCATACAGTGTAAACTCTTTTTCTTCATTGAGATAGCCCCTAATGAAAAAATACGCAATCGTTTGCCATTCAATTATAACAGCATCTTATTACTTTTTAACAACCTCATTTTATCCTGTGCTTATTTCCCTTTTTGAGGCACATCTCGCCTTATTTTGCAAACACCCCGCATCATTCGCTAAGAATTGAGATTTTTTGTTAAAAAATAAAATCAGGGATTTACAAAATAATCAAAAAGAGATAAGTTGCATATAAAATACAATTTATAAAAATTCACAATAAACTGAAAATTTTTCAGGAGCAATTATGTTAGATGCACAAACTATCGCGACAATTAAATCAACTATTCCTCTTATAGCTAAAACAGGCCCAGCATTAACCGCACATTTTTATGATCGAATGTTCTCTCGTCATCCTGAATTAAAAGATATCTTCACCATGAGCCATCAAAATAGTGGTGCTCAACGTGAAGCCTTATTTAATGCGATATGTGCTTATGCAACAAATATTGAAAATTTACCTGCCATTTTACCCGCCGTTGAAAAAATCGCACAAAAACACGTCAGTTTAAATATTCTTCCTGAGCACTATCCCATCGTAGGTGAAAATTTATTAGCCACTATTGATGAAATGTTTAGCCCTGGGCAAGAAGTGTTAGACGCTTGGGGAGCCGCTTATCAAGTATTAGCTGATGTCTTTATCAATCGCGAAGAACAAATTTATCAACAAAAAGAACAAACAAGCGGTGGTTGGAGGGGGTTGCGAGCCTTTAAAGTCATACATAAAGTAAAACAGAGTGATGTCATTACTAGCTTTGAATTAGCACCTGAAGACGGCCTTGATATTACGCCTTATCAAGCAGGGCAGTATTTAAGCATTTATATCCGTGATGAGCGTCTTGAAAATCAAGAAATACGTCAATATTCATTAACTCAATCTTCAAATAATAAAACATACCGCATCGCAGTAAAACGCGAAGAGAAAGGTATTTTATCGAATTTTCTTCATGACTATGTTCAAGAAGGGGATATTTTACAAGTCGCCGCACCAGGGGGCGATTTTTATTTAGAGGTATCGCCAACAACTCCAGTCACCTTAATTTCAGCGGGTGTGGGTTTAACACCTATGTTATCAATGCTACACACACTTTCTGCCCATCAAGCCAATGTCAATTGGTTACATGCAGCTGAACACGGTGGTGTTCATGCCTTTAAAGATGAAGTTCATCGAGTCGGCAGTCAACTTCCACATTATCAGCAAGCGGTTTGGTATCGCACCCCACGACCTGAAGATCTCCAAAATAAAGAATATCAATTTGAAGGCCTAATGACATTAAAACAGGTTGAAGATTGGATAAGCATTCCGGATATGCATTTCTATTTTTGTGGACCATTACCTTTTATGCAGTCTGTTGCAAAACAACTTATTGAATTAGGTATTAATCGTGAAAAACTTCATTATGAATGTTTTGGTCCTCATGCTGTTATTATGCAAGATTTATAGTCAAAAAATAATCAAACCATTAATTAATACTAAACTTTAAAATAGAATAAATAAAAGCGCTGGTAGTGTTATATTTATCAGCGCTTTTGTTATTTATATCATGCTGTTTTTATGATCTATATTTATTTTCAATAGTCACGGGAGCGACATGTTTTTTCGCAGAAAATCCATACCAAATAACACTTATTAAACAGAGCGTATAACCAAATAATTCACAGCCCTCTTCCACCATATTTTTCACGGTACGGTTATAATCTTCACCTAATAATTTGTGCCATAATATTCCCATGCCAAAGAGACGAGAAAATAGCAAAATACATAATAAACCAGAAACTAACATTCCATGGCTAGGATGAGTAATAAAGTGAATTAACCCGTTTAAGGTTTTTTGACCTTCTCTAATCGCAATT
This genomic stretch from Proteus vulgaris harbors:
- the glyA gene encoding serine hydroxymethyltransferase, producing the protein MLKREMNIADYDPELWNAMEGEVTRQEEHIELIASENYTSPRVMQAQGSQLTNKYAEGYPGKRYYGGCEYVDVVEQLAIDRAKALFGADYANVQPHSGSQANAAVYMALLKPGDTVLGMNLAQGGHLTHGSPVNFSGKLYNIVPYGIDESGKIDYDDIAVQAKKHQPKMIIGGFSAYSGLVDWAKMREIADSIGAYLFVDMAHVAGMIAAGVYPNPVPHAHVVTTTTHKTLAGPRGGLILAKGGDEEFYKKLNSAVFPGSQGGPLMHVIAGKAVALKEAMEPEFKVYQQQVAKNAKAMVDVFLERGYKVVSGGTENHLFLLDLVDKDITGKDADAALGRANITVNKNSVPNDPRSPFVTSGVRIGSPAITRRGFKEAEARELAGWMCDVLDNINDEANIEKVKQKVLDICAKFPVYA
- the hmp gene encoding flavohemoprotein is translated as MLDAQTIATIKSTIPLIAKTGPALTAHFYDRMFSRHPELKDIFTMSHQNSGAQREALFNAICAYATNIENLPAILPAVEKIAQKHVSLNILPEHYPIVGENLLATIDEMFSPGQEVLDAWGAAYQVLADVFINREEQIYQQKEQTSGGWRGLRAFKVIHKVKQSDVITSFELAPEDGLDITPYQAGQYLSIYIRDERLENQEIRQYSLTQSSNNKTYRIAVKREEKGILSNFLHDYVQEGDILQVAAPGGDFYLEVSPTTPVTLISAGVGLTPMLSMLHTLSAHQANVNWLHAAEHGGVHAFKDEVHRVGSQLPHYQQAVWYRTPRPEDLQNKEYQFEGLMTLKQVEDWISIPDMHFYFCGPLPFMQSVAKQLIELGINREKLHYECFGPHAVIMQDL